The nucleotide sequence TGACAAATCCCATTAAACCAATGGGCAACGTCTTTACAAAAGGTTCATTTAACATTAACATTGCCACCAACAACTCATTCCAACAAGCTATTACTGCTAAAATTACAATGGTAATTACCCCATCTTTTGATAAAGGAAGAATAATTTTTAGAAAAATTCTCCATAAACTGCATCCATCTATAATAGCACTTTCTTCTAATTCCTTCGGGATGGTTTTCATATAGCTTTCTAGGAAAAACACCGAAGCTGAAATTCTGAAAGCAGCATATATAAACCCCAATGCTATTAAATTATTCTGAAGTTTCATATTCATCGCTAAAATATATAGTGGTATGACAGCTGCATGTATTGGTATCATCATTCCGATAATCACTATATAATAAATGATCCTATTCCCCTTAAATTTTAACCTTGACAAAACAAACGAAAGAGTAGTTGAAGTTACCACGGTTATTATGATAGTTACTATGATAGCAATTAAACTGTTATTAATATAAACACTCATTCGCCCTCTTTTCCACGCATTTACATAATTTTCAAAATGCAAAAATTTGGGTAATCCCCAGACATTTGCTGTTAACTCTGCCTGGGTTTTTAATGAGGAAGAAATTAACCATATTAATGGCAAAAGGACTATCACTGCTATTATTATCATAAAAATATATATAAAAACTTTTGCCTTTTTGCTTACCTTTAATGAAGATGTAGTATTTTTAGTAAGTTTAAATGCAGAAATACTTTTTCTTGTTGACAAGTTTAACGTTTCCATTCAATTCACTCCATTTTATCTACTTTATTATGTCTACATTAGGTAGGATGCAGAGAAAACTTAATTCTCTCTGCATCCTACTTTTTGCACTTCATTTAAGCGACTTTACATATTCTTCGGCTACTTTCTGTACTTCCGCAATTGCCTCCTCCACCGTCAGCTCCCCGGAGACTATCCCAGGCATTGCCGTTTTCTTTATTGCAAGATCAATTGGTGGAGGTGCCATTGCATCCATTGAGGGAATAAACCTGGGTGTTTTTTGGAATGCATCATATAATTCATTTATTACTGCCGGGGGTTTTGTACGATCATAATTGATTTTCCCAGCATACAAATTTGTTCCTGTTTCCATAGCAGGTCCATAATATTCTGGACTTGATATCGCTTTTGCCCATTCAATTGCAGCTTCTATTTCTTCTTGTGGTTTATTGCTTGAAACAATAGTTCCTACCAGGATACCTCCTACACACGCTTCTGGATCACCGTTGGGCATATCGGTCATAATCGGGAAATTAACGCGTTTTACTTTTTTAATAAATTCATCTCCCCCAACTGCTATAAAATTACCGACTTTCCACTGTCCTTCATAATACATTGCTGCTTCTCCCCGCGCAAACATTTGATCGGCTTCATTTACAGTCATTCCCAACACACCCGGTGGAAAGGCTTCGGCATCTACTAATTCTTTGAACTTCTTCATTGCTTGAGGAAAACCATATTCTGGGTCATTCCACTTTGTCATCGCATTCCCATACCCTAGTGCTTTTGCTTTTTCAACCCCAATAACTCTCACCAGCAAAGCTGAAGCCAGCCATGCAAAACGTATATCCTTTCCGCCTGTAACAAGAGCATATATCCCTTTCTCACGACATTTTTTGGCTAACTCAATCAGATCATCAAAAGTCTTGGGTGGCTCCCATCCATATTTCTCAAAAAGTTCACTGTTATAAAATAATGCATCAACGCTTGCCTCGTAAGGTGCCATCATGATCCTTCCATCCTTATATGTTACAGCTTCAAATGTTTTTTGATCAAACCACTGTTTAAACTCTTTATGTTTAGGATCCTCAAACACTGGTCTCCAATCAATAA is from Caldicoprobacter guelmensis and encodes:
- a CDS encoding carbohydrate ABC transporter permease, with translation METLNLSTRKSISAFKLTKNTTSSLKVSKKAKVFIYIFMIIIAVIVLLPLIWLISSSLKTQAELTANVWGLPKFLHFENYVNAWKRGRMSVYINNSLIAIIVTIIITVVTSTTLSFVLSRLKFKGNRIIYYIVIIGMMIPIHAAVIPLYILAMNMKLQNNLIALGFIYAAFRISASVFFLESYMKTIPKELEESAIIDGCSLWRIFLKIILPLSKDGVITIVILAVIACWNELLVAMLMLNEPFVKTLPIGLMGFVTEYNAEYTQMCAGLVIACLPGLIFYALLQERIIKGMTVGAIKG
- a CDS encoding ABC transporter substrate-binding protein, giving the protein MRKRKGIKLVSMLLLVVFCIAVISGCAKSKPIEQKPEQTTENKETNKQEKTEDKKEQKEITIRYMSATTAGSPQYDILHGLIEKFQKEHPNIKIVHDALPSAELRTKITVEMAADNPPHASWCPLSYAREFMKDNKIIDWRPVFEDPKHKEFKQWFDQKTFEAVTYKDGRIMMAPYEASVDALFYNSELFEKYGWEPPKTFDDLIELAKKCREKGIYALVTGGKDIRFAWLASALLVRVIGVEKAKALGYGNAMTKWNDPEYGFPQAMKKFKELVDAEAFPPGVLGMTVNEADQMFARGEAAMYYEGQWKVGNFIAVGGDEFIKKVKRVNFPIMTDMPNGDPEACVGGILVGTIVSSNKPQEEIEAAIEWAKAISSPEYYGPAMETGTNLYAGKINYDRTKPPAVINELYDAFQKTPRFIPSMDAMAPPPIDLAIKKTAMPGIVSGELTVEEAIAEVQKVAEEYVKSLK